In the Helianthus annuus cultivar XRQ/B chromosome 11, HanXRQr2.0-SUNRISE, whole genome shotgun sequence genome, one interval contains:
- the LOC110923073 gene encoding sodium/calcium exchanger NCL — MANNHKPLLLLLLLTISTLLIITVTGRTITTTSSPDLVSDGVNNDHNTYNILRLNPFLSAGETEACEQTYGFMPCTTTTLGNLFLILVYGYLMFLAATYLSSGSELLLEILGPGLVGGLLLPMLGALPDAMLILVSGITGTVEVAQEQVSVGMGLLAGSTVMLITVIWGTCINVGKCDIENSVAVDNKDTKGFNIVGSGVSTDIWTSYSAMIMAVSVLPFIVVQFPQIMHSDSGRHLAVLIGLIVAVSLLIAYCVYQVVQPKLQRRRLAFAKHKHVKSRILKYLKMRALGRLLDDHGKPNSDVLEKLFLSIDSDGDARLSHSELRALVVGMRLYEINLNEDDAVNKVMKDFDTSENNEVDFEEFVAGIGKWLEEAKGSKIDAHIAGPDTLKYIHDYYEETKKEHDLLGDDAGEDDEEEGVDDPRGTTIKAVLFLLIGTFIAAAFADPLVDAVSNFSTATSIPSFFISFIALPLATNSSEAVSAIIFASRKKKRSASLTFSELYGAVTMNNVLCLSVFLALVYVRGLTWDFSSEVLVILIVCIVMGVFGSLRTTFPLWTSFIAFALYPFSLILVYVLDYVFGWS, encoded by the exons ATGGCTAACAATCACAAACCGCTCCTCCTCCTACTCCTACTCACAATCTCAACTCTCCTAATAATAACCGTCACCGGCCGTACAATCACCACAACTTCTTCACCGGATCTCGTCTCCGACGGCGTTAACAATGACCACAACACTTACAACATACTCCGTCTCAATCCTTTTTTATCCGCCGGAGAAACGGAAGCCTGTGAGCAGACCTACGGATTCATGCCGTGCACCACCACAACACTCGGAAACTTGTTTCTTATTCTGGTGTACGGTTACCTCATGTTTCTAGCGGCTACTTATCTCTCTTCTGGAAGTGAACTGTTGTTGGAGATTTTAGGTCCAGGTCTTGTTGGCGGTCTCTTGCTTCCTATGCTTGGTGCTCTTCCTGATGCGATGCTTATTCTCG TATCTGGAATAACTGGAACCGTTGAAGTTGCTCAAGAGCAGGTCTCCGTAGGAATGGGTTTATTAGCTGGTTCAACTGTCATGCTTATTACTGTGATATGGGGAACCTGCATCAATGTTGGCAAGTGTGATATAGAGAACTCAGTTGCTGTAGATAACAAAGATACTAAAGGATTTAACATAGTTG GATCTGGTGTGAGTACCGATATTTGGACAAGCTATTCTGCCATGATTATGGCCGTATCTGTGCTTCCGTTTATCGTTGTTCAATTCCCACAAATTATGCATTCAGATTCCGGAAGACACTTGGCAGTTTTGATCGGTCTTATTGTAGCAGTCTCTCTTTTAATTGCATACTGCGTTTATCAG GTTGTTCAGCCTAAGTTGCAAAGAAGACGTCTTGCTTTTGCAAAGCATAAGCATGTAAAATCAAGAATCCTCAAGTACTTAAAAATGCGTGCACTTGGACGCCTATTAGATGATCACGGGAAACCTAACAGTGATGTTCTAGAAAA GCTATTTTTATCCATCGACTCGGATGGAGACGCGCGTCTCTCGCATTCAGAACTACGGGCTTTGGTTGTAGGAATGCGATTATATGAAATTAATTTAAACGAAGATGATGCCGTTAACAAAGTTATGAAAGATTTCGACACATCTGAAAACAATGAAGTTGACTTTGAAGAATTCGTTGCTGGAATTGGAAAATGGCTCGAGGAGGCGAAGGGTTCGAAAATAGATGCTCATATCGCTGGTCCTGACACATTGAAGTACATTCATGACTATTATGAG GAGACAAAGAAAGAGCATGATCTATTAGGAGATGATGctggtgaagatgatgaagaagaaggtgTAGACGATCCACGTGGGACAACCATAAAAGCTGTTTTGTTTCTGTTAATCGGCACGTTTATCGCAGCTGCTTTTGCTGATCCACTTGTAGATGCTGTTAGCAATTTTTCTACTGCCACAAGTATTCCTTCTTTCTTCATCTCGTTCATTGCTTTGCCTTTAGCAACCAACTCAAGTGAAGCGGTATCTGCAATCATCTTTGCATCACGCAAGAAGAAGAGATCTGCATCTCTTACATTTTCAGAG TTATATGGGGCAGTAACGATGAATAATGTACTTTGCCTATCGGTGTTTCTAGCACTTGTATACGTGAGAGGATTAACATGGGACTTTTCTTCTGAAGTGCTCGTTATTCTGATTGTTTGCATCGTGATGGGCGTTTTTGGAAGTTTACGCACCACGTTCCCTCTTTGGACGTCTTTCATTGCTTTTGCCCTCTATCCGTTTTCCCTTATCCTGGTGTATGTTCTCGACTATGTTTTTGGTTGGTCATAG
- the LOC118483983 gene encoding uncharacterized protein LOC118483983: MDSPSSSSMVNFYYNEYFADGDGSTDEEVEQEAVTSACQLAVRYVKHCRRPQAEKNKRGYIERDRRAAHDRLMKDYFDEAPTFSNELFRRRFRMSKRLFLRIVDDLEANYDYFKQKADARGALGFTGIQKCTSALRILAYGNTTDINDEYLKMAEKTTRDSLEHFCRGIIDVYGARYLRTPTWDDLQKIYEVHNAEHGLPGMIGSIDCMHWRWNNCPTAWRGQHTRGDQKGPTIILQAVASQDLWVWSAYFGVVGSCNDINVFEQSPRRKDDMPELCARSRSRGESTGVNGRKSE; this comes from the exons ATGGATTCTCCTAGTTCTTCATCCATGGTAAATTTTTACTACAACGAGTATTTTGCGGATGGCGATGGTTCCACCGATGAGGAGGttgagcaagaggcggttacgagtgcTTGTCAACTAGCGGTGAGATATGTCAAGCATTGTCGTCGCCCCCAAgcagaaaaaaataaaagaggtTATATTGAACGAGACCGACGCGCGGCACACGATCGTTTGATGAAAGATTATTTTGATGAGGCGCCGACATTTTCGAACGAAttgtttaggcgtcgtttccgaatgagtaagcggttgtttctacgcatagtcgacgacttggaagccaattacgattattttaaacaaaaagcggatgcgagaggggcacttggatttaccggtatccaaaagtgtacgtcggcgttacgaatccttgcttatggaaacactaccgacatcaacgacgagtatctaAAAATGGCAGAGAAAACAACGCGAGACAGCTTGGAGCATTTTTGTCGCG gtataatTGATGTGTACGGTGCGCGTTATCTTAGAACGCCCACATGGGACGACCTTCAAAAGATCTACGAGGTACATAATGCTGAGCATGGTTTGCCTGGTATGATCGGGAGCATAGATTGCATGCATTGGCGTTGGAATAACTGCCCGACTGCATGGCGAGGCCAACACACACGGGGTGACCAAAAAGGACCCACTATTATTCTTCAGGCGGTTGCTTCacaggacctttgggtttggtcggcttactttggcgttgtcgggtcatgcaatgatatcaatgtttttgaacaatctcc acgaaggaaagACGATATGCCAGAATTATGTGCCAGAAGCCGTTCAAGAGGAGAATCCACAGGcgtcaatggaagaaagagtgaataa